In the Deltaproteobacteria bacterium genome, one interval contains:
- a CDS encoding type II toxin-antitoxin system PemK/MazF family toxin, protein MKRGEIYLAALDPVIGREIVKTRPVVVVSNDTNNEFSGTVTILPLTSKNPQTVYPFEVFLSKGNANLPKDSKVKADQIRTLDKGRMVKRIGLLNQKDLDAIDKTMKIHLSLL, encoded by the coding sequence ATTAAAAGAGGCGAAATTTACCTTGCCGCCCTCGATCCCGTGATTGGACGGGAAATAGTGAAAACCCGCCCGGTCGTGGTGGTATCCAACGACACAAACAATGAATTTTCCGGAACGGTGACGATTTTGCCCCTGACCTCGAAAAACCCACAGACCGTCTATCCCTTTGAGGTTTTTCTTTCCAAAGGCAATGCAAATTTACCCAAAGACTCCAAGGTAAAAGCGGACCAGATTCGGACTCTCGACAAGGGAAGAATGGTCAAACGCATCGGCCTCCTGAATCAGAAGGATCTGGACGCCATTGACAAGACCATGAAAATCCACCTGTCTTTACTTTAA